The nucleotide sequence ACTAGAAAATTCGTTAGTTTAATTGGGATAAAAATCTCAAGACAGCTCCCTTCTGAATCAGCTAAATACTAGGATAAAGGCCATCTAAGTTGTGTTATtgctcattaatctttattGTGTCCTGCGGATATATGACAAAAACTCCTTGCGATGGGAATCCAAATTTCATGCGAACCATGGTCGTAAGAGAATTCCTATGACTGCAGACCTTTGTGCAGCTTCTCAATGTctgctcctttttcttttttttttagagggaACATTTGGCACAATTTATCTATTCAATTTCAAGTGCTTATCTCTCTTTCAGACGTGATTTTTGAAATACTTAATCTATTAATTAGCCTAAAATCTATAAATGATGGAATTCAGTACCGGCACTGGCACTGATATGATTTCAGGTGTGCAGAGTTGGATCCCAAAATGGCGTCTAATAAATCATTTAAATacttttttgaggaaaaaaaaaaaaaagcttacaccagtaaaaaaatataaaatatataaataaatttatctcatcctatcaacttaagcttttgggataaGTAGTGACTTTAACAACAGCTAAGATGTGTGTaaacaatggaaatcaatagctACACTATATTTGGGACATGGTGCATGACACAGTAGCCTTTCAGGCTAAACATGTGTACCAAGAGGCCAACGAGGCAGCAGACTGAGCGGTAGCGTATATAGCGAACCACTCAGAAGACACCCAATAGGCAAGGAAGAGAAAATTGCTTAGGGCACTGTGTAACTTATTGTTTGCTGATTCTACTGGGTGTATTCGTTCTCGTAATATATGAAATATCCgttttttagcaaaaaatagCCAGATCGTATTGTATTATCATTCCcaataacatatatatatatatatatatatatatatatatatatataacaggtACATGATTATATAGCTACAATCATAGGTTCTTAAGAAAGGGAACATTGTGCGGTTACAACCATGAAACGTCGAATGAGTATTCTGAGTGGTTACAACcaagggctcatttggttcgcgggaagcattttcccttctaggaatatgatttctggaaaAAGATTCCTACGAAGAGAATGCCTGAAAAtgtacttttgacatgtttggttaaacatagaaaagtgacagattttcagagtgcttatcTTTAGTTGACAAttcacttttctgaaaaaattttgtgtaattcctattatacccttaataaaaattaggtctttaatgcctttttaattctaaagggcctttttgggaaaaaaataaagatggagtgatttccgcctcatggaaaagtaactttcccatgtttctcttttccatgaaatgtgggaatcatattttcatgggaatacaactttctcatcttttttctttaaaaaatccaACCAAACGAGAGGCagctcattacttttccgttgaccacactttccccccttctttttccgcgaaccaaacgagccccaagAGATATTCTGTTGTCATCCAATACTTGATGAACGGCTAGATGATGGCCAAGAGTGTGCAACAAACTTTTGCTAGTTGTGCATTTTGGCCCTGCATCCAATTCAACCATGctaatttattttaaatgtaAAATAAGTTTCCTCCAGGTCTCTTAGCCAAGCAAAACCTGCAATGTTTCTGCAATTTAGATTATATAGGATTTGTTTGTGATCATCGTAGGCCTGGTGACGAGTATTGagaacatacaaaaaaaaacaaaaacaaaaacaaaacaaaacaaaacaaaacaaaactttAGACTGGAGAGTGAGGAGAGagactgaagaaggaacaaacctTTATTTACTTATTATTATGACTCACTAGAAGACACTTCTAGAGCTCCTTGTCGTTTAACGCTTCATCGATCACTGCCACAGTACCTCGCATTATAATAAAACCAAAGCTCAACAAAGATTAGCACGGTAAGAGCCATgtcttgcaaaaaaaaaaaaacaaagaaagagcaAAAGAAAGGTTGTCTCAACTCCTAACCTAACTATAATATGATATATCTTGGATCCGACACAGCTGATAGATCGATCAATCAGAGCTCGCCATGAAGTCCCCAATCAACTAGTAAAGCATGTCATATAGCTAGCCCACAAGCATGCAAAGGTCCTTCGAGTTTCAAAATTTCTTTCCAACTGGTGATACCTTAGCCACAATCATGAACAGTTTCTTTAACCACATAGGAGAGATGCATAGAGCGTGATGTACGAGTGAAACACCCACATGCGATCTTCAAGACGTGTGATGGGTTACTAAAGACGGCTAATCTGCACGTCCGAATCCTTCGGCGGCAGATGCCAACCCTCACCCATACAAATCAAACTTAAGATACCTTTAAGTAAGTGCTCTCAAGCCCTCATTAATCTTTATGTTGTCGCTCTGCCGCTCTCAAAATACCTCTATTATTTTCTAAGAGTTTGTCTGACTTAAGCATTGATAGTCTTTTGCTGGACATTCTCTAGAAGAGGATTTCTCCATCTTTGCTATTTAAGGTTGGATTCAAGGTCAAGGCAAAGATCCAAGAACGAACTCCTCTTTCCAACTCTCTCTTGGAAATTACCATGGAGTTGTTGCCATCCGAGCACATCGACCACCATCCTGCTACCTTGGAGGTACATCGCAATCTTCTGTCAATTTTTATGGTCTAAATAGTTGATTGTTGAGCTCTCCACCGACTCAATAAGCTCAACATCCCGATCAAATCGATTCGCAACAGCAACATAATCTAACCCTTGAAGTTTTATTATTTCGTACTCTATAAGCAACAAAAACAACGGCTATTATATAACTATTGGTGTGGTCCCTCCTCATATGGAGCCCACCTCATttgattattaaaaaaaaaaagataaagatgAAACCACCAGCTTGGGTGATGGAATCACAAAGAAACAAGAGTCTTGGGGCTACGAGGGAaacggaagaaaaaaaaatagagaagaaaaagaaatagaaaatgtGTTACTTTGTCAGATGATCGAATGGTTGATTATATTCAAATTTGGCTGAAATTTCAATATATTGTTTCCGATATTGAAAGCTACAGATTGAATAGTTTGAATCTTTGAAAAGTCTTTTCTATTGATTATTTTAAGCATCAACATTTGGTGAGATctatcttctatttttttgtttattgttGAAATCCGTCTTATTGATGATGAATGTTCTTGTTGTAGAAACCAAGATTAAATCTTGTTAATATTTGTGCAATCTCTAGTTAAACTAGGAGGAATCTATTATAATCTCATTATTCtaaatagtgggagtttttGGCGGGACTAAGTTCCGTAGTTTTTTTTCGCTTCACATAGAAAAATTTTCAACATTAAAAATTGTATTATCTCTTGTTTCTGAATTGCTTGATTATTTTACCCGTTAATTGCCTGAGTAAATTATAGAGATGATTGTTGCTTGGTGAGTAATATTCTATTTAATtatataaagagaaaaaaaaattacaacatcattatttttgattattttttcccAACAATAGCAAGTGTGACCATCtcacttataaaaaaaaaaaaaaaggctttccCATTCTAAACTTAAATTCATAGTTCCATTAAACACATGCTTTACGTTACATCAGTCCGATTCATGTGGTGCTCATGTTGAAGTCGCCAATATTacttttcttcctttcattGAGAACATGTGGTGATTGATCCATGTATTTGTTCCTGTCACATCCTTAAGTTTGTCAGTATGTCTACTCTATTTTTATCATCCTTTTCCAAAGGATCTTAGAATTTTTCTCTCCTATGATGTCTACACCAACCAGCAGGAGCTCATATCCAGCAGCCtatatcagttttttttttttttttttttggtacataggCTATATCAGTTCAAGTGCGCTTGAAGTCAAAGCAAAGTGGTTGAAACAAATGGCTTTAACCATGATTTTGAGATTCATTTTCAACAAATAAGGCTGGTTATTGGTAGGTACGGTGAGAAATTGATCATTAAGTCAGACACAAATTTCAAAGTCCATTAGCATCTGGTCCCAATGAAGACTCCAAATTTGTTTCCACTGTATAATGAACGCAAACCACAAATTGGAAACAAGATCATATACCAAGAAGTCCATCCCTCAGCCCTTGATAACCCTATTGCTTCTTGCTAGAGGGATTACATCTTGGCTGATAAATTGATGAATACAATTGTCTCTCTAACCTCATacaccacaaaaaaaaatagaaattaattttctatCGTCCTGATGATGACTGTGGTATAATAGAAAGTTTTTATTGACCGAAATTGCCATTTCTGGCCCACAAATAACGCTAAtcctaaaatataaataaataaaagaaatgcaGCAATTCTATGGCGCTCACATTGCTCTCTTCTCTGGTGGCTTTGGCCTTTGAGAAAGCTCTGCTTATGAAAATAACCTATGCTCAAGAGTGAAGGAGAATTCACAAAAAAAGATGCTTCTGAGAATGAACCATTGTCGTATTGGTAAAGAAAGAACACCCCCACACAGTAAGGTCAAGCCAGAGAGTCACTTTCTTAGTGCGGTGGGTGCCAAAATCACTCCACTCAAAGGCACCAAAATCGCCATAGTACACTATCCTAAgccccaaaattcaaaaaagacCTCCCCCTTACCGTCCTCTGAGTCAGTTGAGACATTGCTGGACTCCATTTCTTTTTCTccagaaagattttttttttgggaaatggCGATCAGGGAGAATTGGATCCTCCACTTTGACACCACTATCACGGATGGAACTCTCCGAGAAATGAAGGACATTGAATATCCCTAGAATATTCATAATAAAGGCATAATGAGAAGAATATAAGATATCCATGGTTCGATGAATTTATTCCTCATGCCATCATTAAAATATCTAGGCACTTTTTGTTTTATACAACAGCGACTCACACTAGTTGAGCGAGAGTGCGtctaataaaatcagaaaatagtaTATAATGGAGTGAAAAAGGAAGATACTCATGATTCTTTTACAGAATCTTTCCTGAATGATGCGCAGTATAGAAAGCAATCCAATCTATTGTACTGTTCGCCTTCCGATGGACGTGAGATGTTTGGAAGGAGCTAAACTCTCTCGCGAGCCCATATATGTTCCAAAGAAGTGGGTGTCGATCATCACAGATGTGCTAGCCTCAAATCCACTCGCTCATCATAACTGTGTCTCTTTCCAATAAATGATGTCCGCACCAAGAATCCGCCTCGCGTAGGTGATACCCTCTCACGCCGCCCTCAAACTCTTCTTCGAACATCGACTCATTAAAAATGCGCCGCCCTTCGGCTGCGACGAGTCTGGAGTCGTGATCTCTAATCATAAAGCCAACACTTCTTCCGCCTTTGTCCCGAGAGATACTGTCGTCACAGTTAACCTTAAGAGTGCAAAGAGAAGGAGGCTCGTAGGATACGAAAACCATCCTGATTGCTATAAAAGCAGAGTAGGAGTTCTAGATATCTCTAACTGCTTCAGATAAAACTACCAGTAGTGCTAGTAACCTCCGTAGTATGAAGTAAAGCCATGTCTGCAACAATCTTCGTGTGCACTTTTCTATTCTCGAATATTAGGATATTTATGTCCAGCCAAATCTAATTTAGACGCATTACAGCCGTCAAAACCAAGAGGAAACATCCCGGCGCAATAAGCAGAAAAAACAAATTTTTGGTGCGGTAGCGAACGTTGACTTGGCGGAAAGATTCCCCATCCCCAGCTTCGAAATCCTTAAAATCCGAGCCCCTTCTCCGTTTCATTGACTGCTACCCTCGCGTGCTGAGCCACTTAACACCTGGCTTTCTCGTCACGTTTCTTCGGTTTCCCACTTTCCCTTCTTCGGCCCCATTCCGTTCCATCCCCGAGAGCACCCTTATAAATATCCTTCTCTCCTAAGAAAACCCATCTCTACGCGGAAAGAAGCCATGAGGAAGGAAGAGCTTGATTTCGTCTTGGTCCCCGTGGGCCTCATCGTTATGGTGTCCTACCATCTATGGCTCCTGTACCGTATCCTCAAACACCCCACCTCCACCGTCATAGGAATCAACGCCATCAATCGCCGCATCTGGGTCCATACCATGATGGAGGTTAGCACTTTTCAGTCACCATCTTCTTTTCtctatatttttcaaataattcaATCTCTAATAATGATTCCTGCTGCTTTCTAATTCTTTATTAACTTGTTCCTTTATAGAATCCGTTGCTCGAGCACTGGAGTAATTGTATTTAATAATacgatattttatatatatatatatataagcttgGTGATGTGATCTAGGATCGTCTCAAGAGTGGAGTTCTTGCGGTGCAAACGCTGAGGAACAATATCATGGCGTCGACACTCCTGGCGACGATGGCGATCATGCTGTGTTCGTTGATGGCAGTGTTGATGACGAACAGCAACGGCGGCTACCGCGGCCTCCGGGGGAAGGATTTCGTGCTGGGCGACACGAGCGATCTCGCGCTCTCGGTCAAGTTCTTCTCCATCCTCATCTGCTTCCTGCTGGCTTTCCTTCTCAACGTGCAGTCGATTCGGTACTACAGCCATGCCGGCATTCTCATCAACGTGCCGGCGAGGAGCCAGCGGGCGGCGCAGGGCCTCGCGGCGGGGTACGTCGCCAGGGCTCTGAACCGAGGGAGCTATTTCTGGTCTCTTGGCCTCAGAGCTTTGTACTTCTCCGTCCCTATGTTTCTCTGGCTCTTTGGCCCTGTGCCGATGCTGGCTAGCTGCTTGTTTCTGGTCTTTACGCTATATTTCCTCGATGTGTACTCGGgttggggggagaagggggaggaggagaagggggaggaggaggaggaggaggaccggGGGGTTCATGGACGGTGCTGAGGACAAGTGGCACCTCGAGGTGCAGATCCGGATTCAACGCTTGTTGAATCCTTCTAATAACAAGTGCCATGTAGTGCGTAATCTTGGTAAACTCGTTGCCAAATAAATGCTGTCCTTTCAGAGTGGCAGACTAGTTACCTCCTATGTTGTTTTATTTGAACTTATGCCGATGAGCTTCCTCTTTTCTTCAGAAAATCTATGCATGGACTTTGTTAAACTATCATTTTGAGTTGTTATCCTTGTCTGCTGGTGGGCTAAGATTTTGTATTGCATGCATGTTCCGGTTGAGAAGCATTTAAATAGTTTTTCGATGATGCCTTCATGTTTTCATTTCAAATCATTTGATGTCAAATCTTTAAGTTCTTGAAATCTTGGGGAACAAGAAATGGCATTAAACTGCTATTGTAGGATTCAGTATTTGTTTAGAATTAGCAGATGTAATTGCAATTATAAACTAAATATATTGCTTGGTACGTAACTACGTACGTCTCATACACTTGACTTGACCATGGGAAGGAAGAACCTGATTTAAATAGCGTTGAGTGTGAGATTAAATAATGTCATCTCATAAATACATCGAACATGCAAGATGCGTCTAAGAATATACAAATGCCATGCGGTTAGTCAACGCCGTTCTCGTGTTAATGTTAGGCACGTGTGGCTCTAAGActctaagaaaaaaataaataagcaaAGATATCTATGTGATATTCTAGGCGATCCTATGAAGATAGCATCACAACTTGATTATTATTCCTaaattataattaataatagagattagaatttatatatattaaataaaaaataaattaataaatgatACGCCTTGCTTACGGATGCTTTAGCATTTGGGAAAAAAAAGCCGTCGGGATATATAGTTTTTATTGACGATTATTTTATTCATCTATATTATTATCTATAAATATAATTATTCATcagtaaaaaataaattattgataaatattttaatccatcagttaaaaaaattatataatgccAACTGCTGATTATTTTAATATACCAACAGATATTTTAAAGTGTGGGTTGAGCCTTCACCGGTTCAAGTACTCAGACCGGCACCCAAGACCGAACAGCCGGTTGGTTTGAGCTTCCCATCGGGATTCAAACCGTGGGTGCGGTAGAAAGGTGGTTCAAGAAATTAAGAAATAGGAAGGCGAGCAGACT is from Phoenix dactylifera cultivar Barhee BC4 chromosome 18, palm_55x_up_171113_PBpolish2nd_filt_p, whole genome shotgun sequence and encodes:
- the LOC103710721 gene encoding uncharacterized protein LOC103710721: MRKEELDFVLVPVGLIVMVSYHLWLLYRILKHPTSTVIGINAINRRIWVHTMMEDRLKSGVLAVQTLRNNIMASTLLATMAIMLCSLMAVLMTNSNGGYRGLRGKDFVLGDTSDLALSVKFFSILICFLLAFLLNVQSIRYYSHAGILINVPARSQRAAQGLAAGYVARALNRGSYFWSLGLRALYFSVPMFLWLFGPVPMLASCLFLVFTLYFLDVYSGWGEKGEEEKGEEEEEEDRGVHGRC